TGCATACACCTTTTCGGAATCTAGTGAATGTAACTTTACAAGAatgtaagtttaattttttgccaAAGGACTTCGGTACATTACATCATCTTCAAGAGGTTACGTTATTCAGAAATTATGTCGTGAATACTACTCAATCTGCATGGGAATGGTTAGAGCAAGCTCCTATgagatgtaatttaaaatcattggAAATAACATATTATGACGTAAGTTGCACTATCTTACTCagatattatgatattaaatattatttaaaaaaaaagttacttcACATTTCCATCATTTATcgttatattaatgaattattttattatttacagctATTTTAATTACCTTTACAAATcacatgtttaaaaaatctcaCAACATTATATATGACAAGAATGAGAATCAGTTCTTTACCAAAGGAGTTTGGTAATTTACCTCTTGTGGATCTTGATCTATCGTATAATAATCTTAGAAAATCTGAACAATTCTCATGGGAATGGTCAATGCAAGCTCCCATTAGACATACTTTAAGATATCTCAACTTAAGTCATAATTATGTAAGTTGTAATATCGAATTACTAAAATATCATGATATTAACtaacaaaaatgatattatttcttaaaaaattttcttaaaaataaaacatttaaattacaattactttttattgacaatacataaaaagtcatccattatattataataaattaactttatttatgcatgcagaaaattttatatcaaaaattactatgtacggtagtAACCATGGACCATGAAGCTGTGGACCGAAAATTTTTTCCAtgttttacatgtaaaaaacatagtaaaaatttttataattctttcataGTCCGCGGCTactaccgtacatagtaattttttatatacaattttctcCATGTAGATCACTACAtgacaaattaattgtataaaacttaatagtcttatttttatgcaaaaataagatCAAGTTCATACCAAAAGAGTTAGGTACTTTGCCTCATCTTATGTGTCTTAATCTCTCTTCTAATCACCTTGGGAAATCTGATCGCAATACGTGGGAATGGCTAGAGCAAACTGCAATCAGAATTAGATTGTGTGATTTAAATCTGTCGGACAATCTGGTAAGACTTGCactatttatttgtcaaaacatcataaaaagaaccaaaattattataaaaaaataaaaaggtttatatttattatctactaataaattataaaattattaattatttctagttAATGGAATTACCGCCACAAATTGGAAAactaaatactttattttttttaaatctcaaatgcaataagttaaaatatttaccacAAAGTCTcgcaaatctaaaaaatttaacatttcttgATTTGTCCGacaatgatttattatatttaccagGAAGTATAGCACAGTCATGGGcgtttataaatgttaatggGAATCCATTTAATTTAGATGACGATAGTTATGATAATTCGACTACGAATTTGGAAGTGCCAAGTCTTCTGGATTGTTCAGCTGAAATTTTCCTGAAATATAGGTTTGTTGCTATTATTtcgatgtttttaattatatttaacctGACTCTTTAAAAATACTGTGTaagtcaaaattatttcaatatttttaataatcttgacGATTATAGATTAAATTACACAAACGGATTACCACAAGAATTGGTCAAATATTtggataataaaagatattgctTCTTTTGTGTAACTCCATGTTTTCGTTATTATGGAAAGCGCTTCATAAATTATCTTAAGTATAAGAAAATACTGGATCCTAAGTTTATCCCGGTTCTATCACTACATATTGAGAAAGCAAAGTTTGAATGTTACGCTTGTTCATCAGAATGTGCTAAAAGATTAAAGTTTGATTAGTTTATTcgacttaaaatttacaaaatgtaatctatataaaaatatctgatataGCCGatatcaaaacttttaaattttatataattattgatgagtatacacataatttatcgatattattatttttgtatataaaatttgaaacacaaaattatatataatatatatatttagtgatAGGATTCCACAAATAGATTcttacttgaaaatttttaagcaaacCAAGATtgactgaaaataaaaaatattaaaacattttgcagACTGTTTTAATTGAGAATTTTGGCAAATCTTAAAAGCTTTAAAGCCTtgaatgtgtatatatacatgtatattgtatatatatatatatattgtatacatacatgtgcctgtgtatatgtatatgtgttaaattatgtaaaatatttcacacatTCATACTATTCAAAGCGTTGAAGACATTAAgacttgcaaaatttttaagattttcaagatttttctaTCATAACAGTCTttcaaaatgtattgaaattttttgatttctttaactcaagatattttttcacgatttttaTACTTTCCCACTAagattatgtatttttttaaataatattttatgcatgtcAAGtagatacaaaattttaatacgtttaatcgacatatttttaaggcttaatattaaatgcaaattttttatgaaaatacatataacatGCAACAATTtgtgacatta
This window of the Linepithema humile isolate Giens D197 chromosome 1, Lhum_UNIL_v1.0, whole genome shotgun sequence genome carries:
- the LOC136998702 gene encoding uncharacterized protein; the protein is MTRMRISSLPKEFGNLPLVDLDLSYNNLRKSEQFSWEWSMQAPIRHTLRYLNLSHNYIKFIPKELGTLPHLMCLNLSSNHLGKSDRNTWEWLEQTAIRIRLCDLNLSDNLLMELPPQIGKLNTLFFLNLKCNKLKYLPQSLANLKNLTFLDLSDNDLLYLPGSIAQSWAFINVNGNPFNLDDDSYDNSTTNLEVPSLLDCSAEIFLKYRLNYTNGLPQELVKYLDNKRYCFFCVTPCFRYYGKRFINYLKYKKILDPKFIPVLSLHIEKAKFECYACSSECAKRLKFD